AATTCATACAACCACCACCTATGGTCACTCCTCCAGATACTCTGTCTAGTAAATAGATTTTATCCATACTTCAAGGTTTATCTCTGCAAAACTATTCTTGATCTTCTGTGATGCGTTATGTTATGCCAGTTACTTCTTTTTATTCAGGATAGTATCGGTGTCATAGATGGCATGCATGTTCCTGCACATCAACCAGCCAAGGACCAATCTCGATTTCGTAATAAGAAAGGTGTTTTATCACAAAATATTTTGGCCGTTTGCACATTTGACTTGCAGTTTACATTTATTTATCCGGGCGGGGAAGGCTCTGTTGCAGATTCTCGTCTATCAAGAGCAGTCCTTGATGATCCTGATCAAAACTTCCCTAGCATACCTGAAGGTTCTCTCACACACACAACTCGCAGTAGTCTGTGCACTTCCACAGTATTGATGCGTCTATGCATAATTTGTACACACTTTTCCTAGCATGAGTGCACGCACAAGCCCTCAATTTCCAACATGGACCTTTTATCTCTCTAGCTGTTTTCTTGGTTTACTTACCATTGTGCTACGTGACAGGAAAATACCGTCACAGGATACTCAAATCTGGAAGGTTTTATTGCTCCATATCCAGAAGTTCGCTATCACCTTCATGAATTTAGAGGTGCCAATCGGCTGCCTAAAAATCCACATGAACTGTTTAATCACCGACATTCTTCTTTTAGAAACGTCATCCAGAGATCTTTCAATGTGCTGAAAACACGATCTCCTGTTCTCAAAGCTGCCCCTCAAATACGGATTTCATGTCCAAAGGGACATAGCTATTGCTGCATGCGTTTCGAAAATGGGTGATCAGTCatcctattttttttccccataaatACATTATCTGCACGTCACCAGGTGCACAGAGCAAATTGGTGAACCTCGAATAATTCCAACATGAATTTATCTGCTAAATACATCTTTTGCATGTCACCACGTGTGCCTAAAGCAAATATGTCAACATCGGATAATTCCAACATCAACTTATCCAGAGGCAGTAAAGGGAAAGAGGAAGACAAGGTGACGTCATAAAGAGATAAGGATGTTggcacctatatatatatatatatatgtatatatatgtatgtatgtatgtatgtatacaGAAAGAGCTGGAAAATTGAATAAGACAACTTGtccttttataataataataataattgtggcCTCACAATATAAGTCCATCCCAGCt
The DNA window shown above is from Populus trichocarpa isolate Nisqually-1 chromosome 4, P.trichocarpa_v4.1, whole genome shotgun sequence and carries:
- the LOC18110342 gene encoding uncharacterized protein LOC18110342 isoform X1 is translated as MINGCFASLMILNDREHCDFPLFGYERNRVIQEDFSESISRHFNNVLKESCHFHVNSYNHHLWSLLQILCLDSIGVIDGMHVPAHQPAKDQSRFRNKKGVLSQNILAVCTFDLQFTFIYPGGEGSVADSRLSRAVLDDPDQNFPSIPEGKYRHRILKSGRFYCSISRSSLSPS